The following DNA comes from Sander lucioperca isolate FBNREF2018 chromosome 2, SLUC_FBN_1.2, whole genome shotgun sequence.
CAATTATTGTAAACTGTAGGTTACACCTTAGTGAATGTGGGATTTTGATTGCAAGAGACTGGACAAGATTCACATTTACGCTTTTACTGTTTGTACTGTTATTTGTTGACAGACCATGTCATTGCCATACAGAAAGGAAAAGACAGCACCGCATAGCACAAATAGAACAAGAAATGTGAACATAGGACATAGGATCTCCTCAGGGAAAACTGCACATGCAGTGCTGTAGGAATTACAGTGCTCTCAGTCTTCCTACACCTCCTGATGTTCATTGTAACATTGTGTTGTGCtctggctatatatatatacttaccAGTTGATGGTTCGTGAGATGCACCTTCGTTAGAGAAAGTCAAGATTCACCTGGGAGAAATTTACCAGTTCAGGacagatttagaaaaaaagtctaatgGAAATGTATAGAAATATGCTTGACATATTATGACAACATGTTCAAACATTTTGCATGTAAAGACTTATGCTATGAACTAATGCTATATGTTGTGGGGGGTCAGACTATTCAACAGAGACccattataatacattttgataaACATGACATAAGCAATTGATAATGTAGGAAACAGCAGATAATTGTACATAATCATTTGCATGGATGTACCAAAGATAACATTTTTGATGTGCACAAGTGACACAATGATGTGAAGATTGAACAGGTAGTTTTGAGAATTTCAATTCTGATCTGAGAAATATCCCAAAACAACTGAGAAAAACTAAGATtgctgcacacaaaacacatgtagtttatagaaatctgatgttttaatataaagtaaactagccaacaatataacggctacaagtcacgctgacatgattagaccattaaacacacaactggttggagagaaaggagagatggacagacagacagacagacagacagacagacagacagacagacagttagacagacagacagacagacagacagacagagagagagacagacagagagagacggacggacggacagacagacagacagacagacagacagacagacagatggacagacagacagacagacagagaaacagttagagagacagacagacagacagacagacagacagacagttagacagacagagagagacggacggacggacagacagacagacagacagagagagcgacagacagagagagacggacggacggacagacagacagacagacagacagacagagagttgactgactgtttggatcctttacactttctaaaatgggaggagtattttaacagtgtggtattagtacttttactgcagtaaaggatctgaatacttcttccagtgCTGCTGATTTTAGCAGGAGGGAAACAGAGGTAAAGTATGATGAAGATAGTCGAGTATATTCCACTTTTAGATCCACAGATAATGTTTTTTGTAAAAGAGACTCACAGCTTCTGATCATGTTTGAATTGCTTTTGACTTTTAGGGTAAACTATTTATATTCTGTCAATGTGTTCATGTTAAATGGATttacattaaaaatataaatctgATTCAGCTTTTGGTGAACGTCTGGCAGTCGAGTGCtacttacacacaaaacattaaccTATGTCCCATGTTTTTGATTCTTCtacgtgactgatgggaacaacccCCCGCACCACCATCACCTCCACCCTGAggaaaaatattttgtttttaaacacagtacacagaactgccaaaacatacatacacacaagtaTTGGGATGTGCAAAATCTTAGTAGAAATAAAGTAATCATCCATAAATACAATCTTAAAAGCAGAAGTATACAAGTCAGCAATCTTCTTCAATTAAGTAAAAATTTAGAAGCAGAAAAGTCACAcaattttactttactttgtaAACACACTATGTAGAACAGCTAAAACATACACATTCAAGTATTGAGAAGTGCATAATATTatcaaaataaatcaaagattttccaaaatcaatcaaatcaaattggTACTGTTGTGGAGTCTACAGAcctgctggctggctggctggggTTGATGTGTGCCTGAACTGCTTGTAGATGGTTGCCCCTGCATTCATTTGCAGAAGAAAGAGACAAAATAGACATTTAAAACTGAAAGCATGCAGCAAAGGCTCTCTCCccctttattatttatttatcaacaATTTgataaatctaatctaatatacAAGCATAATAGAATGAGTTGCAATAGTGCACATAATTCAACAATAATGTTTGCTTTATATCATTCATaatgacattttatatttatatcttaCCTACAGGAATAAAAGCAAAATCATACACCTTACACAAGACTACATTTCTGAAATGTTGATATTTGTATCTATTAACTGAGGGTCCGGACAGTTTTTCTCTGGAAGACCAATTTATTATAAACTAAGTGGCTTTAACCTGCGCCTGGGCAATATACGGATATATCTATATACTGTGGTATCAGACTAGATGACGTCTATATCTACTGTATAtggtatatctatatatattaatatctgGATATATCTATGGTGGTATGGaactcacttttttcaacatttttgtcactttcatagataactatatctatatctatatggTATAAGTGTTGCccagggttcaacaataaggtTTAACGCCTGATGGTACTGTGCAATCCTGAGCAGCCAAAACTTTCACTGCAGCATCTTTAGCTGCAGCGCTGAATGAGCCAGAGCTCTGGTGGGTGTACACGATCAACACTTTCTTTGCTGCCATCCTGAAGCAAGATGTCAACTGTAAATGATGAGCTTTGCAATTAGTTATACGTCACTTTGGCAAGTAAATTATGCCAACCCACTCGCCCATTCCAGCATCATCGTATCATAAAGCAATTGATGTGAATGTGATGTTGGCCAATCAAGAAATTAGTTTCcacttgatttttttcaacttttttctatttttttaaaaactttttttgttcagattttgacgctttttgacgttgtttttagcttttttacacttttgacttatttttatgtatttttctgCACTGTCCCTGAAAAACACAGCGCTCTGGGTTCATAGAAGGACATTTCTGCCTCTTTCTTCTCAtgctaaacagctattttgtatagatttgtttctgtatttattgtttatttcatattaatgtttaatatgtttttgtttatgtttatgaatGCACCAATCAACAAAGCTCCACAAACTCCTCGTACTGTAAGTGGTACTTACTTTGGCAATCAatcattttctgattctgattttattcaatattaaaagCAGTAGTGGTAGTATTTGaaaaatttactttttaaaatacagaaaatcaacatgtttttgtttatgtCAAATAATGTCTATGTCAAAcattatttttaagttttgacaTTGAACTAGGCAAGATTTCagctgtttttgtcacttatttaaacagttttgttgcattttttgacTCTTTATCAACGTTTTTGACGCTTTTGTTggtattttttgggggggggtgaGACACCAAGGAATCACTTTTATTCTTTatctactgtctgtctgtctctctaactgtatatctgtctgtctgtctgtgtctctaactgtctgtctctctgtctgtctttcactctaactgcctgtctgtctgtctggttttcaCTGCAAGGTTCCTCTTACAAATTTGTTGAGTATATGTTACGTTATTCTATTTAGTTGAgagacttcttcttcttctcatgaacgggtttgtacgatatacaaaaatgtatgcacaccaattcgtatgatatcctatgaaTTCAATCCATTTGTGCCGTGAAAGATAACCGCGGTGTCATCCCAAACCGCGGTTTCCTCCGACAGCTCATCAAACTGGACCGCCAGCTCTTCGGCACGCACTTAGCGAGCGTTGTATCCAGATGTGTTCCCTCCTACCTAAACCAGAACCAAACCGTATAACCCTAActatgtaactaagtacatttactccagtccaaatgttgaggtactggtactttacttgagtcttttcttttcttttcggacggacagatagacagacaaacTGATGATTGactgtttggatcatttccactttcttctacgtgactgatgggaaaaacaatctttgaaactggtccagtattaaacacgAAACAACCTGAGATAGACCTAGAGAAACTGCACTTTGGCTTTTTTTATTCTCATGTCTCAATATCTTTATTTGCTTGGCCCCTGCATTCGTTCTGTGTAATCATGTCTCACCGTAACCCACATCAAACTGAGGCTGCAAAAATACATTATCCCCATTGAAAAGATGCAGTATGGGGGTCCCGCAAGGGTCAATGTAAGGGCCGCTGCTTtttagtatatatataaatgacctTCCACTTGTATGTAATGACATTGATTTAATAATGTATGCAAATGACACTGTGCTGTACACTCATGGGAAGAATGCCACAGAGGTTGCTTTAAAATTAACAAATGGTTGTTGAATGGCTACACAACTCGTGTCTCACTTTAAATATTGAAAAGACGgtaaccattttttttaaaaatggatgCAAACTTACGGAATGTCCTGAGGTCTTAGTAAATGGgcatacaattaaaaatgtgGACAAATTCAAATATTTGGGTGTTACCCTGGACCCAACTCTTACctttaaaaaacatgttaaaaaactGAGTAGCACACTGAAATTTAACCTTATAAATTTCAGACATATAAGAAACTCTCTTACCATTGAGGCATTGAATACCTACTTAAGTGCAACGATTGTTCCACACTTTTTGTATTGCATGACAAGTTGGTCTCAGGCAGGTAAAACAGCCTTAAGACCACTTGAATCATTATATAAAACAGCCCTTAAGATCCATGACAAAAAAACACGTTAATATCACCACTGTAAAATAATCACtaagtacaatattttaaattttggAAATTTGATAATGCATTCGAATGTTTGCTTAGTTTTTAAAATCATCCATAATGCTGTTGCTCCTCctctaaaaaaatgtattacgcTCAACCAGGGCAtgatcagaggtgggaaacttgGACTAGATTTTGCtgaccgagtttcccagttggtgacgcgttgttgacaactgacgtttgatgtaggcaaatttcagtgttgggagtaacgcgttacaaaagtaacgcaattacagtaatgtattcctttttgctgtaacgcagtaatataatgcATTGCTAGTTAAatttcagtaatattatactcgttacaatctcagtaacgcgagttacaacgcattttaacgcaacatttagtggtgcattgttttttttaagaattcaccaacaccacaacacatttcttcacaggaaaaaaaaaagctgtattattttcctgtcgctgtattcgatggttgagatgactgcagagacagatacatttgcgagatggatattattttcagaagttattacgctgcgttgaagtgagctgtcctgtttctgttcccgtggccagaaccagagacggtacggacagcatgtatgtcccaacaggtgacggtacggacagcatgtatgtcccaacaggtgacggtactaaaaacataaaacaactgaaacagCAAATCCCTCAAAGTCAACCACACTCCTAAACACATCGGGCAAAACATCTGcagccagatgtggctgcctcCAAGTCAGTCAACATCCTCTTAAAAGCGACCAATGAGACCAGCTCAGTAAGTTTCATGGATTTCTGTAACTTGTTCCATGTAGAGGGAGCAGCAAACTTAAAAGTTTTTTCCCCCAGCTCAGTTCTAATCTTTggaacagacagaaggaaaagatCCTGGGAACGAAGATTGTAAATCCCGGTACTATTTACACTGATATAGGTCAGAAGGTAGGATGGAAGTAGACCTAAAATAGCCTTGTATATGAAGATATGCCAGTGTTGAAGTCTCCGTGTTGATAAAGAAGGCCATCCAACACGTTCATACAATTCACAATGGTGAGTAAGGGCTTTCATAGCAGTGCTGAACCTCAGAGATCCATGGTATACAGTGTCCAGTGCATGTAAACTTTGAGATGCATGTATAAAACATCACCATAGTCAAGTACAGACATAAAAATGGCAGCGACCAGCCTCTTTCTAGATTCGAACTAAAGGCAGGATTTGATTCTGAAATAAAACCCTAGTTTAAGTTTTAATCTTTTGGATgttgtgcatcctccatatatctgtaagatggtgggattccacaactgctctaaacatgtctgatgtgtgtttttgggcctttgtgtgattgacccctgatctatcctgatttaaatctagcACTGCATTCATGTTTCCCTCTATAATTAGTGAATTCAATTCATTGAGAGAaagcaattcattggttagaCGTGGGAAAAGGCTTTGGTCATATATAGACGATACATATACCAAAgcaaaggctattttcctactccttatcgtggtacatactgtatataagatatcctgcctgaTAGATCTTTACTACTTTTGTCTACAGAGAGTGCGCATTTCCGCGGCAGTAACGcaatggagcccttggttttggtgtcgtcaCTAGATGAAGCAGCAATCTTGTAGTCTTTATTTTGTAGACAATTTACATGTCTTTTACATAAATGTGACTCTTATACAAGCGCTACATCTATATTCTTTCTTCTTAAgtagtccaggaatttagctcATTTGATCGGCCCAtttagccccctgatgttaactgaaaggGTTGAAAGTTCAGCCATCTAACCaaatatacatgcatacatgcctCGCGTACCCTACTGGAATTTGCTGACAAATTTGTAGCAAAGGGTGAACTGTTAGATCTAAGCaaagtgtggtaaaaacataaaaaatctaaaaaataaatcccATAACCCTCTGAGACCGCAAACCCCATCCCCTATCTGTAAGAGCTGTGGCCTCATCAAATGCAGTTTGCGCAAACTCTAGCCCACAACTGCCCCGCCTGTCTAAAGTCACAGGTTTGTTGAAACAGGTCTGGTGAACTCTTATGCTAAACATGAACGACGTTATAAAACCCCTAAAAATAGGTCTCAACCAGCTATCAAATTCTAAAATAGGCTACACGAGTAACGAGTTACGAGTAACAAACATAGATTAAAAACTGAACAGTCAGCATTTATCATGTTCTTTCAGTCTAGTTAAATGTTTCCTTCAAAGCTTGGTTCCAAAACGTACATACAGTGTCTCGAGTCAAACTTAGCACAGTAGCCCAGATACCACTAGTCCATAGCCGCTGGGTCTGCCAGCTCTGGCTCCGCCGTTGGCTCCTGCACCAGATGCAAAGTCTTTTGTGTGAGTGTCTCGTCGTCCTCTGGCTCCGTCGTCGGTACCAGGTCCAGCTGCGGAGTGGCCTGTGTGGATGTCGCGTCGCCCTCCATATCCAACTCTTGACAGAAAACGTCTGCATCTTTGGCTTCAGTGAAAGTGAACTCTCTCCCTCTGTAGGTCACTCTCAGGGTGGCCAGATAGATAAGAAAGTTTGAGATGCCTTTAGCATGTAGCTTACGCTGTACCCCTATAAACTCTTGACGCCGCTGGATAGTGACTGCGTGGTAGTCAGGTTTAAAGCGCAGCGTTGTTCAAGAATCACGAATCGGCCCTTTTTGCTGTGCTTGTCTTGCCCCCTGAAGAATTGCTTGGCGGTCCTGATATCTCAAACACCTGAAAATCAGAGTATGTGTTCCTGTACCCTTGCCATAGATTCTATGTGCTCTGTCAATTTCGATGGTAGCCTTGTTCTGTAAGGAGGGGATCCATACAAGTAGTTGTTCTTGCAGGAACCCAACTGGGTCATGCTTTTCGCTGCCCTCTTTTAGTCCAATGATGCGTACATTGTTGCGTCATTATCTGTCTTCCATGCTCAAATTTCTTCTGGTCATCAACACAGGCATTCACTATTTTTTCATCTGCCTATTATCCCCCTGTGTTGTCCATTCGTTGCATCAGATCACGTACAGTCATTCCCTGCATCTCAAGCTCTGTCCTCATGTGTGGCAGCGAGGTATTCATTTCTGTTAGCGCTCCCTTTACTGCATTGTGGACCACTGCTTCAAGCACACTTTGTTGCTTCTCCAAGACCTAAAGTCCTCCATGTTTAGGTCCACGCTAGCATCAGTCGCCATGTTAGCAGATTTCTGTTTCTGAGTAGCTAACTTAGATGACAACGAGACCTGCTTTCTTGCGCTTACAGGCATTTTACTGAGTCACTGTgataacaaataaaatgatttgACGTCGAAGGGAAAGGAATGGACCTGATTTTTCAATGAAATGGAGGTGGGTAAGGAGCTTTATCTCTCAGCAACCATTGCGGTTGTTGTTCATGTGACCTCTCAAAAGCcctttttatattcttttttaacaattttttaaaaattgtttttactgctctttaatgttttatgtgaaTCACTTTGAATcaccttgttgctgaaatgtgctgtggacataaagctgccttgcctctTGCCTTAGGTAACGATCAAGacaacgctctgattggtgggTGGAAGGATGACGCCTTGGAAGGAGGCGCTGGAGATGACACGCTGATCGGAGGGAACGGAGACGACATCCTGATTGGTGGCTTGGGAGACGACACTCTTTATGGCGAGGACGGAAATGACACTATGATGGGAAACTCTGGCCGGGACGTCTTCCTTCCCGGACCAGGGGCTGATCTGATGGACGGCGGTCCTGGCAGAGACACGGTTGTGTACCGGGGCGATCCTGACACAGGTAAAGGAGTTTATGTCAACCTGCTGACGGGACAAGGCCGCTACGCCGATGCTGAGGGCGACGTGTTGAAGGATGTGGAGATAGTCATCGGCACCGTCTACTCTGATATCTTGGTGTCTGGTTACGAAAGTTCTCTTCTCAAAGGCTCGGATGGCAATGACATCTTGGTGTCCACCGGTGGCGATTACCTGGTCGGCGGTGATGGAAATGACATTTACATGTTGGCTTTCAACCACGGTTCAGTCACGGTTGATAACTGTGCCAAAGACAACGCTACAGACGTCTTGTACATGAGCTCACAGTCAACGCCGCCATTTGACTGCCAACTTTTGCCTGACAGAGTTCTCCTGACTTTCTTTGGACTTAACCAAACTACTATTAAAATTACACTGCAGGGCTGGATCAGTGATGAGAACGAATGTGGTCATTTGAAGTTGGTTTTTAGAGATCAGGAGGTGTCGGTGGACCGGCTGCTGAAAAAGTGTCAGTTAAGACAGAAGAAATCAGTTTGGTCTCCAGTCATAAAGATCATTtatgtcctcttttttttcattttttcagttttcattttGCAAATAAGCAGAACATTAGTTTTAAGggcaaaacaacaaaagaaacGGGAACAAACAGATGTTGATGCAGTATCAGTTTCTCTGCTGGCTGATAATATAGAGTTATTTTAAAAGCAAGGACACAGTTTCTGCAAGGCTGGATCAGTGATGAGAACGAATGTGGTCATTTGAAGTTGTTTTTTAGAGATCTGGAGGTGTCAGTGGACCGGCTGCTGCAAGAGTGTCAGTTAAGACTATTAAGGAAATGTCATCTTCCTGCAAACAAGCAGAACATCAGTTTTAAGggcaaaacaacaaaagaaacaagaacaaagagaaacaaaagttGATGCAGTATCAGTTTCTATGCTGGCTGATGTAATGTAGAGTTTAATCTTGAAAAGTAAGGACACAATTTCTGAATTTCATTGATCATTTGTCATTTTATCTTAACTAACTAGCCCTTTCAAACATGTCTGTTTAGGACTGATTGTTTGGCTTCCTGTCttgctgcttgtagctttctccagaaccactgtaccccaaaatgacttaaAGAAGGACCCCAAAGTAACCCACTGTGTACTACTAGGCTTgttttagatgagctgcgccttGCACCCTGCTGGGTCGTGACAAAACGCTGtggtcaagtcggacagtttccagccttCAGTCTGAACAGGAATTTACAGAAACAGTCACTTCCTGTTGAGTCTGATTTGGATTAATTGAAATGTTATCCATATATCCGGTTGTTTAGATTCTGACAGAGTAGCTATTAAAACTCTGCACGCAATCTGCTGCTGATGTCAATaaacaacatttaaacaaagtaTCTTCAAATCAGACAAATATCAATCAGAAACTCTCCAATTCAAAACCAATGAAAAGTTGATATAAAACCTCATAGTGCACCTCTTTGATCTTGTGAGGTCATTGTTGCCCATGTGCATGACGACAGCGAGTCAGGATCAATTTGGACCCAAATCTatcgattctgcgcaggccTTGCTGATCTCCAACAAACCTGATGACTTACTATTAAGTTAACAATCAaaaacacttcagcagaggtaTTCATTCTCAACAACGGTCAGGTCAGTTCCACAGTTAACTTTAAAAAGTTTTGTGTTGAAACTCCATCAAAATTGAGATACTGCCTCATTGGGTACCCAACAATACACccgccaagtgtgaagtagatcggATGAACAGTTCTTGAGATATTTAGagaacacacccacacacacacgcacccacacacacgcacgcacgcacgcacgcacgcacgcacgcacgcacgcacgcacgcacacacacacacacacacacacacacacagagggtcctTGCTTTATAGTTAGATGTATCATGTGTTgtttatgtaaaacatttagTGAATAATAAACCTCTTCTACTTTAAGGGCACGGTGTCTGATTTGGATTATTTAGTAATCTATGTTGAGGAAAATATatccataaaataatacaatcttattataaactacatgttgtgttttgatttacagtaaaaaGTTTAGACAATTCTAACGTAACCGAATAAAATCTATAACTGTACTCAAATGTTTTTATAATCAAATGGATCCTTTATGCTTTGTTCTTGGAAATAAAATCATTCAAATTattatttgtgttaaaatatttattttaaagaagAATGTGCTTTCCTCCGTAACGatgatgtgtctgtgtgaacGGATGCTGGATGTGTCCCCTTGTGTCTTTGGTGCAGGAAGGCCAAACTTAAGATGAATCTTACttcccttaaattgcatccacgtttccttcacttgcttcgcttcctcgcgtcttagagTCCGTCCCGTGAGATGTAGTCCGGGAGAGTTATTGCCAGTCTGTATGTAATCCACatagcattcctggatgggagaaaaacgtgctctgatttctttacattacattacatgtcattacattacatgtcatttagctgatgcttttatccaaagcgacttacagttgctatatatcagaggtcgcacacctctggagcaactaggggttaagtgtcttgctcagggacacattggttgatgtatcgcagtgggaatctaacccggatctcccacaccaaaggcatttgttatatccactgcgccatcaccacccatctttaaaccaattacaatcgtcttggacgTTGCTAAGCTCCTTCCTCGCATCTTAGAGCCCGTCCCGTGAGATGTAGTCTTgcatcgccagaccttcctccacagctctgcagaggaagttctggctagtccacacagcatttctgGATGGAAGaagaacgtgctctggtttattggcatttctttaaaccaatcacaatcatcttgggctaaatagtctcaggaaggaacttgttttggtggaacatgtggacgttcaaaggtagttttagtcgtgcaacagaaaactcagattggacaga
Coding sequences within:
- the LOC116062604 gene encoding bifunctional hemolysin/adenylate cyclase-like, with amino-acid sequence MCCGHKAALPLALGNDQDNALIGGWKDDALEGGAGDDTLIGGNGDDILIGGLGDDTLYGEDGNDTMMGNSGRDVFLPGPGADLMDGGPGRDTVVYRGDPDTGKGVYVNLLTGQGRYADAEGDVLKDVEIVIGTVYSDILVSGYESSLLKGSDGNDILVSTGGDYLVGGDGNDIYMLAFNHGSVTVDNCAKDNATDVLYMSSQSTPPFDCQLLPDRVLLTFFGLNQTTIKITLQGWISDENECGHLKLFFRDLEVSVDRLLQECQLRLLRKCHLPANKQNISFKGKTTKETRTKRNKS